The following coding sequences are from one Schizosaccharomyces osmophilus chromosome 1, complete sequence window:
- the ura3 gene encoding mitochondrial dihydroorotate dehydrogenase Ura3 — MFSRSAYRLFSRNAFKQGGKCFQSNLHSSSSSKAPFYQRHWKLLSLISSFSAGWVIYDISDVRSFIHGRIEMPLFHAFTSPEFSHSVAVMAASWGITPRDFTPDDQALAVELWGKKFSNPVGLAAGFDKQADAISGLLNFGFSYLEVGSVTPLPQPGNPKPRYFRLNPDLAVVNRYGFNSEGHEVILEKVQKRIRKHISKNKPELLKSFDENPAAYTDPSVLGVPRSLLSNKYLGINLGKNKNGNEVEDYVSGVRNFGNYADVLVINVSSPNTPGLRSLQRKSALTELLSAAVTERNKLNAPNPPLVVKIAPDLSETELADIASVLKKCKVDGVIVGNTTIQRPNTLKSTKHVEETGGLSGPPLKPITLNTLRTLRKHLSSNIPIIGCGGISSGKDAIEYARAGASMVQVYTALGYDGPVVAHKIKQEILAELNGKRWVDIIGKEE, encoded by the coding sequence ATGTTTTCCCGCAGCGCTTATCgtcttttttcaagaaatgcGTTTAAACAGGGTGGTAAATGTTTTCAATCTAACTTACactcttcttcttcttcaaaagcacCCTTTTACCAACGCCATTGGAAACTTTTGAGCTTGATTAGCAGTTTCTCCGCTGGTTGGGTCATTTACGACATTTCTGATGTCCGAAGCTTTATCCACGGTCGCATTGAAATGCCACTGTTCCATGCTTTTACTTCGCCAGAATTTTCTCACAGCGTAGCTGTCATGGCTGCTTCTTGGGGCATTACTCCTCGTGACTTTACTCCCGACGACCAAGCTTTAGCTGTGGAACTTTGGGGAAAAAAGTTCTCTAATCCAGTTGGTTTAGCTGCTGGTTTTGATAAACAGGCTGATGCTATTTCCGGCTTATTgaattttggtttttcatATCTCGAAGTCGGTTCAGTCACCCCTTTGCCTCAACCTGGTAATCCCAAACCCAGGTACTTTCGCTTAAACCCCGATTTGGCCGTGGTCAACCGCTATGGTTTCAACTCTGAAGGTCATGAAGTCATTCTTGAAAAGGTACAGAAGCGTATTCGTAAGCatatttccaaaaacaagcCTGAACTTTTGAAATCCTTTGACGAAAACCCTGCTGCTTACACGGATCCCTCTGTTCTTGGTGTCCCACGTAGTTTGCTTTCCAACAAGTACTTGGGTATTAACTTGGGAAAGAATAAGAACGGAAATGAGGTGGAAGACTACGTTAGCGGTGTCCGCAATTTTGGCAACTATGCCGATGTTTTGGTCATTAACGTTTCTTCTCCCAACACCCCCGGTCTCCGTAGTCTCCAAAGAAAGTCTGCCCTGACCGAGCTTTTGTCCGCTGCCGTTACTGAACGCAATAAGTTGAACGCTCCTAATCCTCCTCTTGTTGTTAAGATTGCTCCCGATTTGTCCGAAACCGAGCTTGCTGACATCGCTTCTGTGCTGAAGAAATGCAAGGTTGACGGTGTCATTGTCGGCAATACTACTATCCAACGCCCTAACACCTTAAAATCCACGAAGCATGTTGAGGAGACTGGTGGTTTGTCTGGTCCTCCTTTAAAACCAATTACTTTGAACACCCTCCGCACTTTGCGTAAACACTTATCTTCCAACATCCCTATTATCGGATGTGGTGGTATATCTAGTGGTAAAGATGCCATTGAATATGCTCGTGCTGGTGCTTCTATGGTTCAAGTGTACACTGCACTTGGCTACGACGGACCCGTTGTCGCCCATAAGATCAAGCAAGAGATTCTTGCGGAATTGAATGGAAAGCGTTGGGTTGATATTATTGGTAAGGAGGAATAA
- the mia40 gene encoding mitochondrial Mia40-Erv1 disulfide relay system thiol oxidase subunit Mia40 has product MFRGKASSLLRTSVLRNFELKKKSISLSSSFPKRFNQTTSVFGGRAAPSWSQMASILSGAAGLSLFFGFYLGKKVLNDSKPDSDNRSYVGEHIRTETQAYNEPYMQQHRTEDTIEAKLEEKKKEMAETASKPKLLKEQMKDDEKPNEPDTSFYSSDEVPEPETSTDEETIGKQLEEVEEEGNEESAFDPETGEINWDCPCLGGMAHGPCGEEFKSAFSCFVYSKSEPKGMECLEKFQAMQACFQKHPEVYKDLTTDKEEGGETSEVSTMDATAPSNEKSASNEEAKESSPSSTQPSKGDH; this is encoded by the exons ATGTTTCGTGGAAAAGCTTCATCCCTATTAAGAACTTCGGTTCTTAGGAATTTtgaattaaagaaaaagtcaatAAGTTTAAGCAGCAGCTTTCCCAAACGGTTTAACCAGACTACTTCAGTTTTCGGGGGCAGAGCCGCTCCATCATGGAGTCAAATGGCTTCTATATTATCGGGTGCAGCTGGCTtatcattgttttttggaTTCTACCTTGGAAAGAAAGTACTTAATGATTCAAAACCCGATTCAGATAACCGATCTTATGTTGGAGAGCATATTCGAACAGAAACTCAAG CTTATAATGAACCGTATATGCAACAACATCGTACGGAAGATACAATTGAAGCAAagttagaagaaaagaagaaagagatgGCAGAAACAGCATCAAAACCCAAACTATTAAAAGAACAAATGAAAGACGATGAGAAACCAAACGAGCCTGACACCAGCTTCTACTCCAGTGATGAGGTTCCCGAACCAGAAACCTCTACTGATGAAGAGACCATAGGCAAGCAATTGGAggaagttgaagaagaaggtaACGAGGAGTCGGCTTTTGACCCTGAAACTGGTGAAATTAACTGGGATTGCCCTTGCTTGGGAGGAATGGCTCACGGTCCCTGTGGTGAAGAGTTCAAGTCTGCCTTTAGTTGCTTTGTCTACTCAAAAAGTGAACCCAAAGGCATGGAATGTCTTGAAAAGTTCCAGGCTATGCAAGCctgtttccaaaaacacCCTGAAGTATACAAAGATTTGACGACCgataaagaagaaggaggagAAACAAGCGAAGTTTCTACAATGGATGCGACGGCACCTTCGAATGAGAAATCAGCTAGTAACGAAGAAGCCAAAGAATCATCTCCTTCATCTACACAACCATCTAAGGGTGATCACTAG